From Humisphaera borealis, the proteins below share one genomic window:
- a CDS encoding sensor histidine kinase, whose product MQMTLRQKISWQVGATLFGLLLVSAASLWGINGLHQDYGVALDGYQRLRQAYVAGTHLQTAQKLLQWPHPQSIAAARSEVSAAITSFALSDESAGPGVASPRTLPPVVSDDPATGDIRRSLQTIAGNLELLEQSTQGAPAEAVAMQRDAIVAQLGKIALLSSGIRKSTELAQEAAATKRQATFALVGGLCGLVVFLAIVLGVLHYRGVMNPIRRLTAGVHQLTAGEFKGRVDARGRDELASLANDFNQMAAELDGFYHELERKVAEKSKELIRSERLASVGYLAAGVAHEINNPLGIISGYAEYSIAAIGKFEPSSDAGHTADVAKSLQIICDEAFRCKQITQKLLSLARGGDDARQPVSLLETAREVASIIGGLREHRDKRVVVIADSDEGIAPDPLASVTRVGDAEGLVMAVEQEMKQVLLNLAVNALEAVASGSGEVRIEVREAPNGFVELSVIDNGRGMTPETLDRVFEPFFTQKRGRGDDGCGLGTGLGLSISHAIVQNHGGTLTAESKGLGLGSRMIVRLPAIHGAAVPAAPVASGRTTV is encoded by the coding sequence ATGCAGATGACGCTGCGGCAGAAGATTTCCTGGCAGGTCGGCGCGACGCTTTTCGGGCTTTTGCTCGTCAGCGCCGCGAGCCTTTGGGGCATCAACGGTTTGCATCAGGACTACGGCGTCGCCCTCGACGGCTACCAACGGCTTCGCCAAGCGTATGTCGCCGGCACCCACCTGCAGACGGCGCAAAAGCTTCTGCAATGGCCGCACCCGCAATCGATCGCTGCCGCGCGTTCGGAAGTCTCGGCCGCGATCACGAGTTTTGCGCTGAGTGATGAGTCGGCCGGCCCGGGTGTGGCGTCTCCCCGCACGCTCCCGCCGGTCGTCAGCGATGACCCCGCGACCGGCGACATCCGCCGATCCCTGCAAACGATTGCAGGCAACCTCGAACTGCTCGAGCAATCGACGCAAGGCGCACCGGCCGAGGCCGTGGCGATGCAACGGGACGCGATCGTCGCACAGTTGGGGAAGATCGCCCTGCTGTCGTCGGGAATCCGTAAATCGACAGAACTGGCTCAGGAGGCAGCGGCGACCAAACGGCAGGCCACATTTGCGCTGGTTGGCGGTTTGTGCGGGCTGGTCGTCTTTCTGGCAATCGTTCTGGGCGTGCTGCACTACCGCGGCGTCATGAACCCGATCCGACGGTTGACCGCCGGCGTACATCAGTTGACCGCCGGCGAGTTCAAAGGCCGGGTCGACGCCCGCGGCCGCGACGAACTGGCTTCGCTCGCCAATGACTTCAATCAGATGGCCGCCGAGCTCGACGGTTTCTATCACGAGCTTGAACGCAAGGTCGCCGAGAAGAGCAAGGAGCTCATTCGCTCCGAGCGCCTGGCGAGCGTTGGTTATCTGGCCGCCGGCGTGGCGCACGAGATCAACAACCCGCTCGGCATCATTTCCGGCTATGCCGAGTACTCGATCGCGGCGATCGGCAAGTTCGAGCCTTCGTCCGATGCCGGCCACACCGCCGACGTCGCCAAGTCCTTGCAGATCATTTGTGACGAAGCATTCCGGTGCAAACAGATCACACAGAAGCTGCTGTCCCTGGCCCGCGGCGGTGATGACGCGCGCCAGCCCGTCAGCCTGCTCGAGACGGCCCGCGAGGTGGCGAGCATCATCGGGGGGCTGCGAGAGCATCGCGACAAACGTGTGGTGGTGATCGCCGATTCTGACGAGGGAATCGCCCCTGATCCGCTCGCGTCGGTCACCCGCGTGGGCGACGCCGAAGGCCTCGTCATGGCCGTCGAGCAGGAAATGAAACAGGTGCTGCTGAACCTCGCAGTGAACGCTCTCGAAGCGGTCGCATCCGGGTCGGGCGAGGTGCGGATTGAGGTTCGCGAGGCGCCCAACGGGTTCGTCGAACTGAGCGTCATCGACAACGGCAGGGGTATGACGCCCGAAACGCTGGACCGTGTCTTCGAGCCGTTCTTCACGCAGAAGCGCGGCCGGGGAGATGACGGCTGCGGACTCGGCACCGGACTGGGGTTGTCCATCAGCCATGCCATCGTGCAAAACCACGGCGGCACGCTGACCGCCGAGAGCAAGGGCCTCGGCCTTGGCAGCAGGATGATCGTCCGGCTGCCGGCGATCCATGGTGCTGCGGTGCCCGCCGCACCGGTCGCGTCCGGGCGGACGACCGTATAG
- a CDS encoding IS4 family transposase, with the protein MRRSGNLLDEHLHRLAALPAHGNTILGRDQLVKGLLLSFFDPMARSLRRIEDCGDFQGDLRLDKLARSTTADALAAFDPQLLVPLIDDLQQRVPNLGDADGLEGITRQIIAADGTYMTTLCDVAWAMRQKNRDGGVQGQVRANVQLDAGNWIPRVLTVSGDDGHSEAAAFAADLLPGVLYVVDRNFVEFGFLGAVLDKGSDFVVRIKSNQPAMTVVQTLPPSAADVEAGVIAEEVVRLPGRDAPAGLFRCITIESTDRSGESQALRLLTNLPAATVGAHVVGAVYRLRWQIELFFKWLKTWAGMDHLLSTSRNGITTQLYIAVIAVLMMYVQSGYRVSVYALAALGRVARGQMSIQEAMAVIAKRERERSLERARQARLRARKKLA; encoded by the coding sequence GTGCGCCGCTCCGGGAATCTCCTCGACGAACATCTCCATCGTCTGGCGGCGCTGCCGGCTCACGGCAACACCATCCTCGGCCGCGACCAGTTGGTCAAAGGCCTGCTCCTGTCGTTCTTCGATCCCATGGCCCGATCGCTGCGACGCATCGAAGACTGCGGCGACTTCCAGGGCGATCTGCGACTCGACAAGCTGGCACGCTCGACCACCGCCGACGCTCTTGCAGCGTTCGACCCTCAGCTGCTCGTGCCGCTGATCGACGACCTGCAGCAACGTGTCCCGAATCTCGGCGACGCCGACGGCCTCGAAGGGATCACCCGGCAGATCATCGCCGCCGACGGCACTTACATGACCACGCTGTGCGATGTGGCCTGGGCGATGCGCCAAAAGAACCGCGACGGCGGCGTGCAGGGACAGGTCCGCGCCAACGTCCAGCTCGACGCCGGCAACTGGATTCCCCGCGTGCTGACCGTCAGCGGCGACGACGGGCATTCGGAGGCCGCGGCCTTCGCCGCCGACCTCCTGCCCGGCGTGCTGTACGTCGTGGACCGCAACTTCGTCGAGTTCGGCTTCCTCGGCGCCGTCCTGGACAAGGGCAGCGACTTTGTCGTTCGTATCAAATCCAACCAACCGGCGATGACGGTGGTCCAGACCCTGCCGCCGTCGGCGGCGGACGTCGAGGCGGGCGTGATCGCCGAGGAAGTGGTGAGACTTCCCGGCCGCGACGCGCCGGCGGGCCTGTTCCGCTGCATCACCATCGAGAGCACCGACCGATCGGGCGAATCCCAGGCACTGCGGCTGCTGACCAATCTTCCCGCGGCGACGGTCGGGGCTCACGTCGTCGGCGCCGTTTACCGGCTGCGCTGGCAGATCGAGCTGTTTTTCAAGTGGCTCAAGACCTGGGCGGGAATGGACCACCTGCTGAGCACCAGCCGCAATGGGATCACCACGCAGCTGTACATCGCGGTGATCGCCGTGCTGATGATGTACGTGCAGAGCGGCTACCGCGTCAGCGTCTACGCCCTGGCGGCGCTGGGCCGCGTGGCCCGGGGCCAGATGTCGATCCAGGAGGCGATGGCGGTGATCGCCAAACGCGAGCGAGAGCGTTCGCTGGAACGAGCGCGTCAGGCCCGGCTGCGGGCACGCAAGAAGCTGGCCTGA
- a CDS encoding lamin tail domain-containing protein — MHRICRSSLLLGVGIIAVGSASSASAQVVINEFVYDDGGTDDREFVELFNRGTSALDISGWKIGGQDVVGTNTTFTIPGAIGSGTHLIPAKGFFVVGASTIPNLNLAFSQSSGTTISSFENDAETLELRNNGVLVDAVLFEANKGTATATIGFGTLPADVITAVGGGIYGNHQTNDLATAGLATSSLSRFVDGVTRSSNGRDFGLRTATPGASNTTAGITTFYNAPNVDSIANDAEVTGFAYSFSAPKAITPGTISAFNPNVIAAPPTGTKAIVAWDSTGGGNGVALSQTMKGQGGFKISAFFDTTPLPVSTNTTGTPFRGSEITQYGVMGSADALTNLTDVSGQVGVGTGLSANGATGVLWLYEKVGPAVAGGAISEKLILVDAKNGGNSNSATTSTEFPFTWTVLATVDVSGLPSGWYDLGITVNPDGSGSAVFNDQTFTFTTDANLDGTFYVGYRENTQSGSIAVPSYVRPPTWATVPEPASLSALGVLGLLLGRRTRRRARTS, encoded by the coding sequence ATGCATCGAATATGTCGATCGTCACTGTTGTTGGGTGTTGGAATCATCGCGGTCGGATCCGCTTCGTCGGCATCCGCACAAGTCGTCATCAACGAGTTCGTCTACGATGACGGCGGTACCGACGATCGGGAGTTCGTCGAGCTGTTTAACCGGGGGACGTCGGCGCTCGACATCAGCGGCTGGAAAATCGGTGGACAGGACGTCGTTGGGACAAATACGACCTTTACCATCCCCGGGGCGATCGGCTCTGGAACGCATTTGATTCCCGCCAAGGGCTTTTTCGTCGTCGGCGCCAGTACCATCCCGAATCTGAATCTGGCGTTTTCACAGAGCAGTGGGACAACGATCTCGTCGTTCGAAAACGACGCTGAGACGCTCGAGTTGCGGAACAACGGCGTGCTCGTCGACGCCGTGCTGTTTGAGGCCAACAAAGGGACTGCCACGGCTACGATCGGTTTCGGCACGTTGCCGGCCGACGTCATTACCGCCGTCGGGGGCGGGATCTATGGCAATCACCAAACCAACGACCTCGCGACGGCGGGCCTGGCGACGTCCTCCCTCAGCCGGTTTGTCGACGGCGTGACCAGGAGCAGCAACGGGCGTGACTTCGGCTTGCGAACGGCGACGCCGGGAGCGTCCAACACGACTGCCGGTATCACGACTTTCTACAATGCCCCCAACGTCGATTCGATTGCCAACGACGCCGAAGTCACAGGGTTCGCCTATTCGTTCTCGGCGCCCAAGGCGATTACGCCGGGAACCATCAGCGCCTTCAACCCCAACGTAATCGCCGCCCCTCCGACGGGCACCAAGGCGATCGTCGCGTGGGATAGCACGGGCGGCGGCAACGGGGTCGCTCTTTCTCAGACGATGAAGGGTCAGGGGGGCTTCAAGATCAGCGCCTTCTTCGACACGACGCCGTTGCCCGTCAGTACCAACACGACAGGCACGCCGTTTCGCGGGTCGGAGATCACACAGTACGGCGTCATGGGGTCGGCCGATGCACTGACGAACCTGACAGACGTCTCGGGGCAGGTCGGCGTTGGGACGGGTCTTTCCGCCAATGGCGCCACCGGCGTCCTCTGGCTCTACGAGAAGGTCGGGCCTGCCGTCGCCGGGGGAGCGATTTCCGAGAAACTGATCCTCGTCGACGCCAAGAACGGCGGCAACAGCAACTCGGCGACGACCTCGACCGAGTTTCCGTTCACATGGACCGTGCTTGCGACAGTCGACGTGAGCGGCTTGCCGTCGGGGTGGTACGACCTGGGGATTACGGTAAACCCCGATGGCAGTGGATCGGCCGTCTTCAACGACCAGACGTTCACTTTTACGACCGACGCCAATCTCGACGGTACGTTCTATGTCGGCTATCGCGAGAACACGCAATCCGGCTCCATTGCGGTGCCCAGCTACGTTCGCCCGCCGACCTGGGCAACTGTCCCTGAACCGGCCAGCCTGTCGGCGCTGGGTGTTCTAGGATTGCTCCTGGGTCGGCGTACCCGCCGACGCGCACGGACGTCGTGA
- a CDS encoding type II secretion system protein GspG, with translation MLISVLFLLALCILFVPRYFNSSNTEEKKHAVANLFLRRCANAIERFRVDVGRYPNEDEGLSSLVAAPAAISSRWRGPYLDELPRDPWSGCYSYRTSHNDGRISIVSYGEDGVPSADDLKFFGPSP, from the coding sequence ATGCTAATATCTGTCTTATTTCTCCTGGCGTTATGCATATTGTTCGTTCCCCGCTATTTCAACTCTTCAAATACTGAAGAGAAGAAGCACGCCGTGGCGAACCTTTTCTTACGCCGGTGTGCTAATGCCATCGAGCGATTTCGAGTTGACGTTGGGCGATATCCAAACGAAGACGAAGGGCTATCGTCGCTGGTTGCTGCCCCGGCCGCAATTTCTTCACGCTGGCGTGGGCCGTATTTGGACGAATTGCCTCGAGATCCATGGAGCGGATGCTATTCCTATAGAACGTCGCATAACGATGGAAGGATTTCAATTGTTTCCTATGGAGAAGACGGCGTACCATCTGCCGATGATCTAAAGTTCTTCGGGCCGTCACCGTAG
- a CDS encoding RHS repeat-associated core domain-containing protein, translated as MIIRIDYPQPDARLDLWGGVSGTFAGLDRFNRIIDQRWQNAVGTTPADIDRYKYGYDRDSNRTWKQNTVGSTLDEYYTYDQLNRLATMDRGTLTGSPPSGITGTPVKEQDWTLDPTGNWRGYVTKASGTTDLNQARASNTVNQITGITETTGPSWIDPAYDAAGNTTTFPQPTPTSSFTATYDAWNRLKDVNDGANAVAKYDYEARNRRIVNKSYTGGTLTETRHAYYTTNWQNIEERVGSNTTADTQHVWGIRYIDELVCRDDATPARIYACQDANFNLTALISTAGSVLQRFVYEPYGIDSVRAANWSTTTDAYNWTVRFQSGRVDNGTGLYYFRNRDYVSTLGRWGQRDSGEYIDGCNLFAFVESNPVNMTDPEGLQTTAKNAETANDAKPATRPTTSPATSPATRPSTKPSTKPVTDPHKIAPRPRFIRKLKFEGGKIRGHHSFSFLSAHCPCPAVPRVTPSQISRSPSS; from the coding sequence ATGATCATCCGTATCGACTATCCGCAGCCCGACGCCCGCCTGGACCTTTGGGGCGGCGTCAGCGGCACTTTCGCCGGACTGGACCGGTTCAACCGGATCATTGACCAGCGCTGGCAGAACGCGGTCGGCACGACGCCGGCGGACATCGACCGCTACAAGTACGGCTACGACCGGGACAGCAATCGCACCTGGAAGCAGAATACGGTGGGATCGACGCTGGACGAGTATTACACTTACGACCAGCTCAACCGATTGGCCACGATGGACCGAGGCACGTTGACAGGTTCGCCGCCCAGCGGGATCACCGGCACGCCGGTGAAGGAGCAGGACTGGACGCTGGATCCGACAGGCAACTGGCGTGGTTACGTCACCAAAGCCAGCGGCACGACGGACCTGAACCAGGCGAGAGCGAGCAACACGGTCAACCAGATCACCGGCATCACCGAGACGACGGGGCCGAGCTGGATCGACCCGGCGTACGACGCCGCGGGGAACACGACGACGTTCCCGCAGCCGACGCCGACGAGCAGCTTCACCGCGACCTACGACGCCTGGAACCGGCTGAAGGACGTGAACGACGGAGCGAACGCGGTGGCGAAGTACGATTACGAAGCCCGAAACCGCCGGATCGTGAATAAGAGCTACACCGGCGGGACGCTGACCGAGACCCGCCACGCCTACTACACCACTAACTGGCAGAACATCGAGGAGCGGGTCGGAAGCAACACCACCGCCGACACGCAACACGTCTGGGGCATCCGTTACATCGACGAACTGGTCTGCCGGGACGATGCAACGCCGGCCCGCATCTACGCATGCCAGGACGCCAACTTTAACCTCACCGCCCTCATCAGCACCGCCGGCTCGGTCCTGCAACGCTTCGTCTACGAACCCTACGGCATCGACTCCGTCCGCGCTGCCAACTGGAGCACGACCACCGACGCCTACAACTGGACCGTCAGGTTCCAGAGTGGACGCGTCGACAACGGCACTGGGCTCTACTATTTCAGGAATAGAGACTATGTGTCCACATTGGGACGTTGGGGGCAGAGAGACTCTGGAGAATACATTGATGGATGCAACCTCTTCGCATTTGTTGAAAGCAATCCAGTCAATATGACTGACCCAGAGGGGTTACAGACGACGGCGAAAAATGCCGAAACGGCAAATGATGCCAAACCAGCGACACGACCTACGACATCGCCCGCAACGTCACCCGCAACACGACCTTCAACAAAGCCATCGACAAAGCCGGTGACCGATCCCCATAAGATTGCTCCGCGACCAAGGTTTATTAGAAAACTGAAATTCGAAGGGGGAAAGATAAGGGGACATCACTCTTTTTCATTCTTGTCCGCGCACTGTCCTTGCCCCGCCGTTCCTCGCGTTACTCCCTCCCAAATTTCTCGATCGCCCAGTTCTTAA